One stretch of Candidatus Hydrogenedentota bacterium DNA includes these proteins:
- a CDS encoding ABC transporter permease — MFRGFNAIVYKETIHILRDPKTLLLMLVIPGIQLTIFGYAIQMDVKHIPTAYYNLDGREASRELLDSFENTGYFDFVGQAFSDDELTGMIVDGHAKVGVKIPPDYSDSVALGRRAEVQVLIDGSDSTVAMQALNVSNAIALRKSFTAIQERFPGRSQPIESRPRVLFNPDMKTANFMVPGLIGIVMQVVTMFLTAFAVVREKENGTLEQLMVTPVSRLGLLGGKLMPYACIGAFEVCMVVLLMRFLFQVPIAGSLALLAGFSVLFLVTSLGLGLMISTIASNQVQAIQIAFLVMLPSVLLSGFMFPQESMPAPIWAIGQALPVTYFIRILRGIILRDAGFMQLWPQGIGLIVIASVLLTVSAGRFRKTLG, encoded by the coding sequence GTGTTTAGGGGATTCAATGCAATCGTCTACAAGGAGACGATTCACATTCTGCGCGATCCGAAAACGCTGCTGCTCATGTTGGTGATCCCCGGCATTCAATTGACCATCTTTGGCTACGCGATCCAGATGGATGTGAAGCACATCCCGACGGCGTACTACAACCTCGATGGCCGCGAGGCGAGCCGCGAGCTGCTCGATAGTTTCGAGAATACCGGTTACTTCGATTTCGTGGGCCAAGCCTTTTCCGATGACGAGCTAACCGGAATGATCGTCGATGGCCACGCCAAGGTCGGGGTGAAAATCCCGCCGGATTACTCGGATTCCGTCGCACTGGGCCGGCGTGCCGAAGTGCAGGTGCTGATCGACGGCAGCGATTCGACGGTGGCGATGCAGGCGCTAAACGTGTCGAACGCGATCGCGCTGCGAAAGTCGTTCACGGCGATTCAGGAACGTTTTCCCGGAAGGTCGCAACCGATCGAGTCGCGTCCGCGAGTGCTGTTCAATCCGGACATGAAGACGGCAAACTTTATGGTCCCCGGGCTAATTGGAATCGTGATGCAGGTGGTGACGATGTTTCTTACCGCGTTCGCCGTGGTGCGCGAGAAGGAGAACGGGACCCTCGAGCAGCTTATGGTGACGCCGGTGTCGCGGCTGGGGCTGCTTGGCGGCAAGCTGATGCCGTATGCATGTATTGGCGCGTTTGAAGTGTGCATGGTGGTCCTGCTGATGCGCTTTCTCTTTCAAGTACCCATTGCAGGGAGTCTGGCGCTGCTCGCCGGTTTTTCGGTCTTGTTCCTCGTAACCTCACTGGGACTGGGCCTGATGATTTCAACCATCGCAAGCAATCAGGTGCAGGCGATTCAGATTGCCTTCCTGGTTATGCTGCCTTCCGTTCTGTTGTCTGGCTTTATGTTTCCGCAGGAGTCCATGCCTGCGCCGATCTGGGCAATCGGCCAGGCCTTGCCGGTTACGTACTTCATCAGAATCCTTCGGGGCATCATTTTGCGCGACGCGGGGTTCATGCAGTTGTGGCCGCAGGGAATTGGGCTCATCGTCATTGCGAGTGTCCTGCTTACTGTAAGCGCCGGCCGCTTCCGCAAGACGCTCGGGTAA
- a CDS encoding aldo/keto reductase yields MEKRKLGNTDMLVSVLGFGGAEIGFEGATENDVADLLNQALDAGLNVIDTAAGYMNSEEMIGKAVSGRRDDYYLFSKCGWSGNSSEEEWTPGTILSHIENSLKRLRTDRLDLIQLHSCSEPILRQGDVIAAVQHARDRGYARYIGYSGDGAAAKYAIGTGAFDTLQTSINIADQQVLRENLPMAHEKNMGVIAKRPIANAAWKTGAKPENAYHHVYWERLQVLQYDFLRLDIDTAVSVALRFSLSQPGVHTAIVGTKQPGRWKQNAGLLEAGPLSPSEIDAIRARWDEVADPDWVGQV; encoded by the coding sequence TTGGAGAAACGGAAACTTGGCAACACGGATATGTTGGTCAGCGTGCTCGGATTTGGCGGGGCGGAGATCGGCTTTGAAGGCGCGACCGAGAATGACGTGGCCGATCTGCTCAATCAAGCGCTCGACGCGGGTCTGAACGTCATCGACACCGCGGCGGGCTACATGAATAGCGAGGAGATGATCGGCAAGGCCGTTTCGGGCCGCCGCGACGACTACTACTTGTTCTCGAAATGCGGTTGGTCGGGGAACTCCAGCGAGGAGGAGTGGACGCCGGGGACGATCCTCTCACATATTGAAAACAGCCTGAAGCGCCTGCGCACGGACCGGCTCGACTTGATCCAATTGCATTCTTGTTCCGAACCCATTTTGCGTCAAGGCGACGTGATCGCCGCCGTGCAACATGCGCGCGACCGAGGTTATGCAAGGTACATCGGCTACAGCGGCGACGGTGCAGCCGCCAAGTACGCAATCGGCACGGGAGCGTTTGACACGCTGCAAACTTCGATCAACATCGCCGACCAACAGGTATTGCGCGAGAACCTGCCAATGGCGCACGAAAAGAACATGGGGGTCATCGCGAAGCGGCCCATCGCCAACGCGGCATGGAAAACCGGAGCGAAACCGGAGAACGCGTACCATCACGTGTATTGGGAGCGGTTGCAGGTCCTTCAGTACGATTTCCTGCGCTTGGATATCGATACCGCCGTGAGCGTTGCCTTGCGCTTTTCATTGAGCCAGCCCGGCGTTCACACGGCCATCGTCGGGACAAAACAGCCCGGACGTTGGAAGCAAAACGCCGGCTTGCTTGAAGCGGGACCTCTCTCACCATCGGAAATCGACGCGATCCGCGCCCGATGGGACGAAGTCGCAGATCCAGATTGGGTAGGTCAGGTGTAG
- a CDS encoding aspartate aminotransferase family protein, whose translation MQIPAKGLPKSEILQMLESFKQNDLAWRSGRVLAYTYDPGAEVDDVAKAAYLMYLTENALDPTSFPSVVKLESDVVRMVIDLLRGDKNVVGSFTSGGTESILLAVKAARDWARVHKPHIKQPEFVVPRTAHAAFHKAAAYFGLTINVAPVNASSYLADVDAMRARITDNTILLVGSAPGYAHGAIDPIEDIAALAQEKGLLCHVDGCVGGIHLSLMRRMGYALPAFDFTVPGVTSISADMHKYGYSPKGASIVMYRNKELRRHQLFACAASTTYALINPTILSTKSGGPMAGAWAVLHYLGEEGYARVVRGVMDTTARMIDGISQIDGLRVLGKPDMCMFSIASGEFNIFQLADEMKLRGWYLQPQFSIEGLPANLHITVTQNSATVVDEFLAALRDAVAAVKKDPNPIDANEIRTNIDALLAQPGEAPLKELAAMLGIDGTRLPERMALLNTVLDAIPDDLAEEVLTDFLNDLYA comes from the coding sequence ATGCAGATACCCGCAAAGGGCCTGCCCAAGTCTGAAATCCTACAGATGCTCGAGTCGTTCAAGCAAAACGATCTCGCGTGGCGCTCCGGGCGTGTACTGGCCTACACGTACGATCCCGGCGCCGAGGTTGACGACGTAGCCAAAGCCGCGTACCTCATGTACCTCACTGAGAATGCGCTCGATCCGACGAGTTTTCCGAGCGTCGTTAAGCTGGAATCCGATGTCGTCCGCATGGTCATCGACCTCTTGCGCGGCGACAAGAACGTAGTCGGTTCCTTTACATCAGGCGGCACCGAGAGCATTTTGCTTGCGGTGAAAGCCGCGCGCGACTGGGCGCGGGTGCACAAGCCGCACATCAAGCAACCCGAATTCGTCGTGCCGCGCACCGCCCACGCCGCGTTTCACAAAGCTGCCGCGTACTTCGGCCTGACGATCAATGTGGCGCCCGTGAACGCGTCGTCTTACTTGGCCGACGTAGACGCCATGCGCGCGCGAATTACGGATAACACGATTCTCCTTGTCGGCTCCGCGCCAGGCTACGCGCATGGCGCGATCGACCCTATCGAAGACATCGCCGCGCTCGCACAGGAGAAAGGGCTGCTTTGTCACGTGGACGGTTGCGTCGGCGGAATCCACCTCAGCCTCATGCGCCGCATGGGCTATGCGCTTCCCGCGTTCGATTTTACTGTACCGGGCGTAACGTCCATATCTGCGGACATGCACAAGTACGGGTACAGCCCCAAGGGCGCGAGCATCGTCATGTACCGCAACAAGGAGTTGCGCCGTCACCAACTTTTCGCGTGCGCGGCCTCGACCACATACGCCCTTATCAACCCGACGATCCTCAGCACAAAGTCCGGCGGTCCGATGGCGGGCGCCTGGGCAGTGCTTCATTACCTCGGCGAGGAGGGGTATGCGCGTGTTGTCCGCGGAGTTATGGACACGACCGCACGCATGATCGACGGAATCAGTCAAATCGACGGGTTGCGCGTCCTCGGCAAGCCGGACATGTGCATGTTCTCGATCGCCTCCGGCGAGTTCAACATCTTCCAACTCGCGGACGAAATGAAACTGCGCGGCTGGTATCTGCAACCACAATTCTCAATCGAGGGCCTGCCGGCAAACCTGCATATTACCGTCACCCAGAACTCCGCCACGGTGGTTGACGAATTCCTCGCGGCGCTGAGGGACGCCGTTGCCGCCGTCAAGAAGGACCCAAACCCCATCGATGCGAATGAGATTCGCACCAATATCGACGCGCTACTTGCGCAACCCGGCGAAGCCCCGCTGAAGGAACTTGCCGCAATGCTCGGCATTGACGGCACCAGACTCCCGGAAAGGATGGCGCTGCTGAATACGGTGCTGGATGCCATCCCGGATGATCTTGCCGAGGAAGTGCTCACCGATTTTCTAAATGATCTGTACGCATGA
- a CDS encoding SDR family NAD(P)-dependent oxidoreductase → MAARFSGKAVFITGASSGIGAALAKRFAAEGARVALAARRTGLLRKVQREIAAEGGDAIAVTCDVTSPVSIKRAVARVVKTYRRLDVVVANAGMPVNGRFTTLDTADFRRQFDTNFFGVVDTIYATLPHLRKTRGRLAIVTSIAGRLPLPGGSAYCASKFAACGLAECLYHEFSEFGVSVTNVLPGFVNTEIGYVKRNGSIDRAKPNTIPEWLAAGADQAAAEMLDAIHARKAEVVLTAHGKLIEAVGRYFPRLTRLGQRLAAKEVMHILERGAR, encoded by the coding sequence ATGGCGGCGCGATTCTCCGGAAAAGCGGTCTTCATCACCGGCGCATCCTCGGGCATTGGGGCCGCCCTCGCGAAGCGGTTTGCCGCGGAGGGCGCACGAGTGGCGCTTGCCGCGCGCAGAACGGGCCTGCTCCGCAAGGTACAACGTGAAATTGCAGCAGAGGGCGGAGATGCGATTGCGGTCACCTGCGACGTGACCAGCCCCGTATCGATCAAACGCGCGGTGGCCCGTGTTGTGAAAACGTACCGCCGCCTCGATGTCGTCGTGGCGAACGCAGGCATGCCCGTGAATGGTCGATTTACGACGCTGGACACCGCGGATTTTCGGCGCCAGTTCGACACCAACTTCTTCGGAGTGGTCGACACCATTTACGCGACGCTCCCACATCTGCGCAAAACGCGGGGCCGGCTTGCGATTGTGACGAGTATCGCCGGCCGCCTGCCCCTTCCGGGAGGTAGCGCATACTGCGCGAGCAAGTTCGCCGCGTGTGGACTTGCCGAGTGCCTCTATCATGAGTTCTCGGAGTTTGGCGTGTCGGTAACAAACGTACTCCCCGGGTTCGTCAACACCGAAATCGGTTACGTGAAGCGAAACGGCTCGATCGACCGCGCCAAGCCCAACACGATTCCGGAATGGCTTGCAGCGGGAGCCGACCAGGCGGCGGCGGAAATGCTCGACGCGATTCATGCGCGCAAGGCGGAAGTGGTCCTCACCGCGCACGGCAAGTTAATCGAAGCGGTCGGTCGCTACTTTCCGCGATTGACCCGCCTTGGCCAGCGTCTTGCCGCGAAGGAAGTAATGCACATCCTCGAGCGCGGCGCGCGATGA
- a CDS encoding ABC transporter ATP-binding protein: protein MAISTRDLTRRFGSFTAVDSANVEVERGSIYGLLGPNGSGKTTLIRMLCGLLRPTSGNATVMGFDLAHDTDRIKHEIGYMSQQFSLYGDLSVMENLRFYTRVYSVPRSRAAQRIEDVVELTGIHNYRNRLARQLSGGWRQRLALACALVHEPKLLFLDEPTAGIDPVARRALWNLLFELSNRGHTFFVTTHYMDEAERCTHVGYIYFSRMIANGTPGDLKEMPAVTPAGLERMRVMCDRQPQAMGYINALEYVRDATIFGDSLHVLAEEGSGERLRAALIDRGFGHVHVDTIPPSLEDVFVTLTRTMDEARSV, encoded by the coding sequence CTGGCGATATCCACGCGCGACCTGACGCGGCGCTTCGGCAGCTTCACCGCCGTGGATTCCGCAAACGTCGAGGTTGAGCGCGGCAGCATCTACGGCCTGCTCGGGCCGAACGGTTCCGGCAAGACGACGCTTATCCGCATGTTGTGCGGATTACTTCGCCCGACCTCCGGCAACGCGACCGTGATGGGGTTCGACCTCGCGCACGACACCGATCGGATCAAGCACGAAATTGGGTACATGTCGCAGCAATTCAGCTTGTACGGCGATCTTTCCGTGATGGAGAACCTTCGGTTCTACACGCGCGTCTACTCGGTCCCGCGGTCGCGCGCCGCGCAACGGATCGAAGATGTTGTTGAACTAACCGGGATTCACAATTACCGCAATCGGCTCGCGCGGCAGCTCTCGGGCGGGTGGCGCCAGCGGCTTGCGCTAGCGTGCGCGCTGGTGCACGAGCCGAAACTGCTTTTTCTCGACGAGCCCACGGCGGGCATCGATCCGGTCGCGCGGCGGGCGCTGTGGAACTTGCTGTTCGAGCTGAGCAATCGAGGGCATACGTTCTTCGTAACGACTCACTACATGGATGAGGCGGAACGGTGCACGCACGTCGGCTACATCTATTTCTCGCGCATGATCGCGAACGGCACGCCCGGCGACTTGAAGGAGATGCCGGCCGTGACACCCGCCGGTCTTGAACGCATGCGCGTGATGTGCGACCGCCAACCGCAGGCCATGGGCTACATCAATGCGCTCGAGTACGTGCGCGACGCGACGATCTTCGGCGATTCGCTGCACGTGCTCGCGGAGGAGGGATCGGGCGAACGGTTGCGCGCGGCCCTCATCGACCGGGGATTCGGCCACGTTCACGTGGACACGATCCCGCCGTCGCTGGAGGACGTCTTCGTCACGCTGACGCGCACCATGGATGAGGCCCGCAGTGTTTAG
- a CDS encoding HlyD family efflux transporter periplasmic adaptor subunit gives MGIRLETVNTTFWIAVASASFVVTAGCSRDHGGALRVTGTIEGTTIGVGSRVGGRVADIAVKEGDSVTAGQVLLKLECGEQEAALSAAKAKLAQAQATLQRLETGARPEELAQAEAAAAATEAAYMMALNGARSEEIEAARAMAGAAKAQLDTAQSDFTRIKKLREGSAVSQQAYDQAFHQLEAAQSQHKAAKEQLDLLANGTRNEQIEMAKAERDRAAAAFDLLKNGTRKEDIDAARAACDAAQAEILRAETLLNEMTVKSPRAAVVQSFDVHPGDLVQPGPVLQLTDPEDLKLVVYVSALALGHLGLGEEVTFTTDAHGSETFKGKISFIATEGEFTPRNLQTEEERVQQVFGVKVAFDSHGGKLRPGMAAMVRMPLAHE, from the coding sequence TTGGGGATTCGACTCGAGACGGTCAACACCACCTTCTGGATTGCGGTCGCGTCTGCCAGTTTTGTCGTGACCGCGGGCTGTTCGCGCGATCACGGAGGGGCGCTGCGCGTCACTGGAACGATAGAAGGCACGACAATTGGAGTTGGCTCGCGCGTAGGCGGCCGGGTCGCGGACATCGCAGTAAAGGAAGGCGATTCGGTAACGGCCGGTCAGGTGCTGTTAAAGCTCGAGTGTGGTGAGCAGGAAGCGGCTCTTTCCGCCGCAAAGGCCAAGCTGGCGCAGGCGCAGGCCACGCTGCAACGTCTGGAGACCGGCGCGCGACCCGAGGAACTCGCACAGGCGGAAGCCGCCGCGGCTGCCACGGAAGCGGCGTACATGATGGCGCTGAATGGCGCGCGCTCCGAGGAGATCGAAGCGGCCCGCGCCATGGCGGGCGCAGCGAAAGCCCAACTGGATACGGCGCAGTCCGACTTCACGCGCATAAAGAAACTGCGGGAAGGCAGTGCCGTTTCGCAGCAGGCGTACGACCAGGCATTCCACCAATTGGAGGCGGCGCAGAGCCAGCATAAAGCCGCGAAAGAGCAGTTGGACCTGTTGGCTAACGGTACGCGCAACGAGCAGATCGAAATGGCGAAGGCCGAACGCGACCGCGCCGCCGCCGCGTTCGACCTGCTGAAGAATGGCACCCGCAAGGAAGATATCGACGCGGCACGCGCGGCGTGCGACGCGGCCCAGGCCGAAATTCTTCGCGCGGAAACGCTGTTGAACGAGATGACTGTGAAGTCCCCGCGCGCGGCCGTTGTGCAGTCGTTTGATGTCCACCCGGGCGATCTTGTGCAGCCCGGGCCGGTGCTTCAGTTGACAGACCCGGAAGACCTGAAACTCGTGGTATATGTCAGCGCGCTGGCATTGGGACACCTGGGACTCGGCGAGGAAGTGACGTTTACCACCGACGCGCACGGCAGCGAAACCTTCAAGGGCAAGATCAGCTTCATTGCGACCGAAGGCGAGTTCACTCCGAGAAATCTTCAGACCGAAGAGGAACGCGTGCAGCAGGTGTTTGGGGTGAAGGTGGCGTTCGATTCGCACGGCGGGAAACTTCGGCCCGGCATGGCGGCGATGGTCCGAATGCCATTGGCCCATGAGTGA